Proteins encoded by one window of Deltaproteobacteria bacterium:
- a CDS encoding HD domain-containing protein: protein MNSFPLQDPPMSHTALAIAPALERIAVTPSGTVPTDAQCRMWWDKYAMFDHIKLHSQKVADVATALALLATARNRAGTNATTFVQSVRAAGLLHDLGKTYSIQHGGNHSQLGAAWVMELTGNPALAQGVIHHVHWPGELDPNIFFLPLAIIYADKRVMHDRLVDLDERFADLYARYGHTERSRDLIAVSHAQGKELERILSTFLGENLHAYFTDSWRLVRRA from the coding sequence ATGAACTCTTTCCCGCTTCAGGACCCGCCCATGTCGCACACCGCCCTCGCCATCGCCCCCGCCCTGGAACGCATCGCCGTCACGCCGAGCGGCACGGTCCCCACGGACGCGCAATGCCGGATGTGGTGGGACAAATATGCCATGTTCGATCACATCAAGCTGCATAGCCAGAAAGTGGCCGACGTGGCCACGGCCCTGGCGCTCCTGGCGACAGCCCGAAATCGCGCCGGCACGAATGCCACGACCTTTGTCCAAAGCGTCCGGGCCGCGGGGTTGCTGCACGATCTGGGCAAGACCTATTCCATCCAGCACGGCGGCAACCACAGCCAGCTCGGCGCGGCCTGGGTCATGGAACTGACCGGCAATCCCGCGCTTGCCCAGGGTGTCATCCATCATGTTCATTGGCCAGGCGAACTGGATCCCAACATCTTTTTTCTGCCCCTGGCCATTATTTACGCCGACAAACGGGTCATGCACGACCGGTTGGTTGACCTGGACGAGCGCTTCGCCGATCTGTATGCCCGCTACGGCCACACCGAGCGCAGTCGGGACCTCATCGCGGTCTCCCACGCCCAGGGCAAGGAGCTGGAGCGTATCCTCAGCACATTTCTCGGAGAAAATCTGCATGCGTATTTTACTGATAGCTGGCGGCTGGTCCGCCGAGCGTGA
- a CDS encoding D-alanine--D-alanine ligase, with the protein MRILLIAGGWSAEREVALNGARQIEIGLTNLGHDVTVFDPARDLRGLATAAHDQEFAFINLHGSPGEDGLVQGLLERLNLPYQGATSSASLLALNKAVSKQLFEEAGLTTPDWEFVPACHVANWRPRLSFPLVVKPNTGGSSIGVGLIQTEADLEAFLDRPELAGLDLVVEELIPGQELTCGVLEGETLPPILIQPKHGAFFDYESKYMAGASEEICPAPIPGELTRTLQRMARAAHDALGLTDYSRADFMVRQDGTPFILEVNTLPGMTATSLLPQEAHAVGLSFEQLLSRLIELGLRKKRPCS; encoded by the coding sequence ATGCGTATTTTACTGATAGCTGGCGGCTGGTCCGCCGAGCGTGAAGTGGCCCTGAACGGGGCCCGCCAAATTGAAATCGGCCTGACCAATCTGGGCCATGATGTCACCGTGTTCGACCCGGCCCGGGATCTGCGCGGTCTGGCGACAGCGGCCCACGACCAGGAGTTCGCCTTCATCAACCTGCACGGTTCGCCGGGCGAGGACGGGCTGGTGCAAGGCCTCCTGGAACGGCTCAACCTGCCCTACCAGGGGGCCACGTCCAGCGCCTCCCTGCTCGCCCTGAACAAGGCCGTGTCCAAACAACTCTTCGAGGAGGCCGGACTGACCACGCCGGACTGGGAATTCGTTCCGGCTTGCCATGTCGCCAACTGGCGGCCGCGCCTGTCCTTTCCCCTGGTCGTCAAGCCCAACACCGGCGGGTCGAGCATCGGCGTTGGCCTGATCCAAACCGAGGCGGATCTGGAAGCGTTTCTGGACAGACCGGAACTTGCCGGACTGGACTTGGTGGTCGAGGAGTTGATCCCTGGCCAGGAACTGACCTGCGGCGTGCTCGAAGGCGAAACCCTGCCGCCAATTCTCATCCAGCCCAAACATGGCGCGTTTTTCGACTACGAAAGCAAATACATGGCCGGAGCCTCGGAAGAAATCTGCCCCGCGCCCATTCCCGGGGAACTGACCCGAACCCTGCAACGTATGGCCCGCGCCGCCCACGACGCCCTGGGTTTGACCGACTACAGCCGGGCCGACTTCATGGTCCGTCAGGATGGCACGCCCTTCATTTTGGAGGTCAACACCCTGCCCGGCATGACCGCCACCAGTTTGCTTCCCCAGGAGGCCCACGCCGTGGGACTGTCCTTCGAGCAACTTCTGTCCCGCCTGATCGAACTCGGGCTGCGCAAAAAACGCCCGTGCAGTTAA